A region from the Cellvibrio sp. PSBB006 genome encodes:
- a CDS encoding sorbosone dehydrogenase family protein has product MLLASVLAGCGESARLPVEAGTGVNPQLPEPNETLLPTVNIAPAEGWPDDAEPTAVPGTQVNAFARNLDHPRWLYVLPNGDVLVAETNAPKRAEGRPGIKGWVMGKVMAKAGAAVPSANRITLLRDADNDGVAEVRTAFLEDLNSPFGMALVGDQLYVANTDAVVSFPYTADATEITEPPSKLVDLPAGKLNHHWTKNLIPNADGTRLYVTTGSNSNAAEQGMDVEEGRAAIWEVDIASGEHRLFATGLRNPNGMAWEPNTGMLWTVVNERDELGSDLVPDYLTSVQDGGFYGWPYSYFGQHVDERVEPQRPDLVANAIVPDYALGAHTAALGLTHSAGNQLAPQFAEGMFIGLHGSWNRKPHSGYKVIFVPFANGKPSGQPLDVLTGFLSKEGGAYGRPVGVAIDKRGALLAADDVGNVIWRVTAAD; this is encoded by the coding sequence GTGCTACTGGCATCAGTACTGGCAGGCTGCGGGGAGAGCGCGCGTTTGCCGGTGGAAGCTGGCACCGGCGTTAATCCCCAGTTGCCGGAGCCCAATGAAACATTGCTGCCGACCGTCAATATTGCACCGGCCGAAGGTTGGCCGGATGACGCCGAGCCTACCGCTGTTCCAGGGACGCAGGTTAACGCCTTCGCCCGCAATCTGGATCACCCGCGCTGGCTCTATGTGTTACCCAACGGTGATGTGTTGGTGGCGGAAACTAATGCGCCGAAGCGTGCCGAAGGCAGACCGGGCATTAAAGGCTGGGTAATGGGCAAAGTGATGGCCAAAGCCGGCGCCGCCGTACCCAGTGCCAACCGCATTACCTTGTTGCGCGATGCCGATAACGATGGTGTGGCCGAAGTGCGCACGGCTTTTCTGGAAGACCTTAATTCGCCCTTCGGCATGGCGCTGGTGGGCGACCAACTTTATGTCGCCAATACCGATGCTGTGGTCAGTTTTCCCTACACAGCGGATGCCACAGAAATTACTGAACCGCCCTCCAAACTGGTGGATTTACCGGCCGGTAAACTGAATCACCATTGGACTAAAAACCTGATTCCCAACGCTGACGGCACCAGGCTCTATGTCACCACCGGCTCTAACAGCAATGCGGCGGAACAGGGTATGGACGTGGAAGAAGGGCGCGCGGCAATCTGGGAAGTGGACATCGCCAGCGGCGAGCATCGCCTCTTTGCCACCGGCTTGCGCAACCCCAACGGCATGGCGTGGGAGCCGAACACGGGCATGTTGTGGACGGTGGTTAATGAGCGCGATGAACTGGGCAGCGATCTCGTGCCCGACTATCTCACTTCCGTACAGGACGGCGGTTTTTACGGCTGGCCCTACAGTTATTTCGGCCAACATGTCGATGAGCGGGTAGAACCCCAACGCCCGGATCTGGTGGCCAACGCCATCGTCCCCGACTACGCCTTGGGCGCACACACGGCGGCCTTGGGCCTGACGCATTCGGCAGGCAATCAATTAGCACCGCAATTTGCCGAGGGCATGTTTATCGGCCTCCACGGCTCCTGGAACCGTAAACCCCACAGCGGTTACAAAGTTATCTTCGTCCCCTTCGCCAACGGCAAACCTTCGGGCCAGCCGCTGGACGTGCTGACCGGATTCCTCAGTAAAGAAGGTGGTGCCTACGGCCGCCCGGTAGGCGTCGCGATTGATAAGCGAGGCGCGTTATTAGCGGCTGATGATGTCGGGAATGTTATCTGGCGTGTGACTGCAGCAGATTAA
- a CDS encoding DUF3309 family protein: MSVGTILIIILILLLIGAFPAWPHSRSWGYGPTGGLGLVLVILLVLVLLGVV; the protein is encoded by the coding sequence ATGTCTGTCGGAACTATTCTGATCATCATTTTGATTTTGCTGTTAATTGGCGCCTTTCCCGCGTGGCCCCACAGTCGCAGTTGGGGTTACGGCCCAACAGGCGGCTTAGGGTTGGTGCTGGTCATTCTGCTGGTGTTGGTGCTACTGGGCGTTGTCTAG